A segment of the Cricetulus griseus strain 17A/GY chromosome 6, alternate assembly CriGri-PICRH-1.0, whole genome shotgun sequence genome:
taattccttaattttggtttttcttctgtcaCATATCATGTGGTTCTCCTGACATGAGAAGGAGAGAGTCACGTTCCAATTCCAAAgtcagctttaatttttaattaaactggaacttatataaaaagaccatttgcattatatgtctgtagagaacagcagCAACAAACATTTAGGAAGATAGATGAAATTTTATCCTGCCAGAAATGTGATATACCAATAGGCCATTTACTCTGTTTTTGGgacatttttttctggatgatttgcCCTTTTTCtttagatgtctcatttgtccagtggtctttgGATTCCTTAGTTGGATGCCTTCATTCCCCTGTAAAGGCAAAACCTAAATCCTaccccaaccctaactttggggaaTTTCctttttggcaagttatatctgatcaaatgcaAAACATTTGTTAGTCTTATAAATTAGTTTACATTGAATGGTGACACTGCTTGATGAACTATCATCTCTTCTATTCAAGAGGTCTCTCTTGTtgtttctcctgaaatttttgttttatcttctaaagCTGTTCTATCATCCAGAGTGGTATGGttttttacaataggcattaTTAGGTCTTTTAATTGTTCTGTGGAGGGGTTTTCCCCATGGTGACAGGGAATGATTGAACCATATTTGATATGGGAGCCTGTGAGAGCCCTCCCAAGTTTCTTTCTGATAGCAAAGGGTTACCTTGTCTGTCACTCATTGATATGCATTCATTGGTCCAATGTCAACCTTTGCCATACCTTTTGCATACTCCAGAAGGCAGGGGCCTTCTCTTTGGATTATTCCTAGAAAacacattgtttctaggaatatCCTGCCTACAATCCCTTTTTAGGTGATCttgtttaccacaattaaaacatctggGGTTTTTCTTCAAGCCTCTGGAAGTCACCTCTCCTATCCAAGCATTATCATGGTTATGAGATTCAATATTGACTATATCTCAGATCCATTTCTCTATGGGTGttgatcttgcctttaaaggcctaattacCCTGTTTCATtatgaattagcattttcaaaagccaaagattcaattaTTGTTTGTCTAGCTTCTGAGTTGGTATTATTCTATTTAtagctgaagtcaatctttgtaaaaaaaaaattagtgaagCCTTCTTTTGGGCCTTGTATAACTTAAGTAAATGACTCAGTTCTCTTTCTGACTTCTCCAGTTctatcccaagcattcaaagttGTTACACAACATAGGGACAAGTTGTAGTCATCATATATAGACTGTCTTTGTGCATTAGCATGATCACCCTCTCTAAGAAGTCGGTCTTGGGAAATTTCCATACCTCTAGCCCTACTTCATTGTTCAATGAATGGTCTTAGCCTCATCTTTCTACCAGGTCCTCCACTGTAATTGAAGACCAGGTTCCAAGACTATCTGTCCAGTCTTGTGGGACCATTCTGTTACTAGGTGaccatgaatttaacatctgccTCACAAAAGGTAAATGCATACCATATGAGACTTTCACTTCCTTAAATCTCCTCAAATCTGTCATTGCCACAGGAATCCAGTCAGCTCTCACATAGCCCTGGGGATACCTGTCATTTAGCAATTGTTCTTGTAGGGTGACTGGATGAATtaaggttgttgttgttgttgttgttgttgtttgataaCCTTGGGCTATTCCTCtctaattttataatataatggTAAGCTTGGTCctcctttaaattcctctgtctttGCCTGAATATCTCTATTGTCTGTTTTAGTAAGTTTTTCTAAGGCTGGTCGGTGGTGAGGGGCTAACTCTGGTGGCATTTGGAGACCAGCAGCTTGTGGAGTTTGGGGCTTGTGGAGATGGCTATGTAGAGACTGCAACAGGAAAATCTCAGACTATCCCAGAGGgtttggagaaagaaaggaaaagccagcCAGTGGTGGGAAGGCTCGGACAGGTGCAGCTCCTGTGGTTGCCTGTGGCTGCATAGCCAGGAGCAAGAGGTTATCTTGTGAATTTGTGCCCCAGTTGGACACCAGGTTaagcattaatctaattaatccttatcaataaaaaatcaggagtcaaatATTGGGGTGAGAATCTAAAGGACCAGAGAACAGGGAATGGCTGTCCAAAAAGCTGAGATCCTCTGGAGAGAGGATCTTCTTACTTCCAGTATCCTCTCTCTACAGTCCTCCAGATCTCTAcagttagctagtggctagctctgccctctgactccaagcaagctttatttgtcagaacacaataaaaatattacacaACACCAGGACTCCAGGAGGCCAAGGCTTTGAGGACCTCGGTCCTGAAGAAGGGCTTATAATTCTTTGTTGGGTGAGAGGTAGGACATAGCTTTGGCAATGTACTCAGGATTTGTCTTTAGAGTGCAGGCTAGAGTTGACAAACTCACTGAGGCAGGCACTCAGAGTATACAACGAGCCTAGGCCACCATTGCTTAGTTCTGTGTTGTAAGAACTGAACAATTGGGTGAATGGATGAATCCAAGAGGCTTCATACCAAGCATTGGGTGCTGGGATATGATCCACGTTGGGTCTTACATTGTTCAGTCATTGCTCTGAGTTGACAAGTCACTGCAACTAACCTAGAAACATCCATAATCACATCTTGGGACACATTTCCTCTTAACGAATTTGAAAGCATGATGGCTATACTGTCAGAGAGAGGAACCTTGTATGTGCAAAAAAGGCCTAAGCCAGAGTTCTGTTTTACAAGGGGGAGCCTGGCCATGCCCTGTCACCATTCATGTGTTCTCCTTGGGTTTTTAGTAATCCCTTAGAACCAACCATTCAAAATCAGGGAAGCCATGTTTGAAGTAAGCACGATAGTACTTCATAGGGCCAAGTGAGAAGAGTCAGTCTACCATGTGAGAAATGAATCTAGATGTAAGCCAGGTGGCAGTAAATATCTTTTAAGGCtaaatacagaaaaggaaatgtgGAGAAAGTAGTGGGGTTCTCATGcctggagtttgctttcattcaCCCTGGAAAGGATATGAACACACGGGGTTTATTTACAATTGAacaagaggaatctaaaacacTTTGGTCATCTTTCCCTCCATTTTAATTAGTTCTGTATATTTATTACCAAAAATTAAGACAAGATTACCTTTATTACAAATGTCTGCAAACTAGAAAGTTCAATTATCTAATTATTTACCTTCTAACCAAACTACCCCTAAATTCTATTTACATTCTTTGAAGTTCTTGTATTTTATCTCAGTCCTGAGGCTCTTAGAATACTTGAGACCCTCTTCCTCAGGAGGCCTCTTCCACGCTGCTGATTGTGCCGTCGCCATGTCTCTAGTGATCCCCGAGAAGTTCCAACACATTCTGCGGGTACTCAACACCAACATCGATGGGCGGCGAAAAATAGCCTTTGCCATCACTGCCATCAAGGGTGTGGGGCGGAGATACGCCCTCGTGGTGTTGAGGAAAGCAGACAACGACCTCAccaagagggctggagagctcACAGAGGATGAGGTGGAGCGGGTGATCACCATCACGCAGAACCCACGACAGTACAAGATCCCAGACTGGTTCTTGAACAGACAGAAGGACATGAAGGACGGAAAGTACAGCCAGGTTCTGGCCAATGGTCTGGACAACAAGCTGCGTGAGGACCTGGAGCGGCTGAAGAAGATCAGAGCCCACAGGGAGCTGCGCCACTTTTGGGGCCTTCGTGTCCCGAGGTCAGCACAGCAAGACCACTGGCCCCCCGTGGTCGTACTGTGGGTGTATCCAAGAAGAAATGAGTCCCTGGGCCTTCACTGTTAATAAATAGTTTATATACctgaaaaaaagaatacttgaGACTCACTTGTGCTTCTTAGGGTCAAATTAAAACATAAAGATATAATGAAGTCATTCAACATGTGTCTAAACTGCATACGTTCCATATAGATCAGTGGGGACAAGTTTGGAAGACATCCCCCAGCGCCAGAAAAATGAAAGACTAGAAATGCGTCACAGAACTAGTGCATAGATTTTTCAAAATGCTTGCTGTACAGTTTATTCCCAAAAACAGCTTTCACATCCGCTGCAAAGCATTATCAGCCATAAAGAACAGTGTATGATTTAGGCCCAAATCGGACAGATCCTTCCTATGGCCGCATTCTCAGAAGAATCCACTCACGATACAGGCAGAAAGAGCAGATGCATTTGAACGAACCCCTATTTTCTTTGTGCTTATTGCCATGAAGACTTCTTAGCTTGTTCAGTCCTCATAAACTCTGCACCAACAGCGATGCCTGACC
Coding sequences within it:
- the LOC103160491 gene encoding LOW QUALITY PROTEIN: 40S ribosomal protein S18-like (The sequence of the model RefSeq protein was modified relative to this genomic sequence to represent the inferred CDS: deleted 2 bases in 2 codons); its protein translation is MSLVIPEKFQHILRVLNTNIDGRRKIAFAITAIKGVGRRYALVVLRKADNDLTKRAGELTEDEVERVITITQNPRQYKIPDWFLNRQKDMKDGKYSQVLANGLDNKLREDLERLKKIRAHRELRHFWGLRVRGQHSKTTGPRGRTVGVSKKK